Below is a genomic region from Ancylomarina subtilis.
ATTTCATCTGCATTCAATATATTATGTGAATAAATATTGTCTAAAATTAAACAAAACATTTACACAATAAAACATAAAATGATCATTCCTAATAAAAGTAAATGTATGACAAGATAGATACACAAACCACCATATAAATAATAGTCAATGGGAAACCAATTTTAAAGAAATCGCCAAATTTATAACTTCCCGGACCATAAACCATCAGATTGGTTTGGTAACCAATGGGTGTCATAAAATTGGCAGCCGCAGCAAAAGCCACAATCAAAACAAAAGGTTCCGGGTTGAGATGCAGGTGCAGCGCCATACTCAATGAGATTGGAAAAATAATGGCAACGGCAGCCTTATTGGTGACATAAGCCGCCAAAACGGTTGTTATTAAATAGATCCCGAAAAGTATCCCCACCTTACCCAAAGGCAAAAATACGGATATTAGCAAGTCGGCAATCATCTCAGCAAGACCGGATTTGATCATCGCGGTGCCAAAAGCCAGCGAAAGTGCAATAATCATAGCCAGATTAAAATCGATACTGGCGGCAATATCTTTAGGGTTGGTGATTTTCAAAGCCAAAATCACAATAATCATCACAATTAAAGTCATGAACAGGGGTACAATATTACAAGCCGATAGAATCACAGCCAGAATCGTTCCACCCAATAACAACCCAATCTTATAGTTTTCCTGTTTACGGAATTCTTTCACTTTTGATATAAAGTAGAAATCCTGAACGCGTTGTGTTCTTGCCGTAAAATCATCGCCACCCAATAAAAGCAGAACATCACCGGCACGAACTTTCACATCACCAATTTTACCAGACATACGCTCACCATTGCGGTGTATGGCAATAACAGCAGCGTCATACTTCCCTCGGAAATTGGCTTCTTTTACCGTCTTCGAAATCAGAGTGGAGTTATGCGAAACCACAATTTCAACCACCTCCAATTGTTTTTTATGACTCAACATGCCAACCGTTGGCAAAGTCAGTCCCTTGTTTGCAAGAATCAAATCGGCAATGGTCTCGGTAGCCCCTGCAAAAAACAGACAGTCCCCTTCGGCCAATATAAATTCAGGTGAAACGGCCGCAATCTTTGAACCATTCCTCTTAATTTGAAACAAATACAAGCCCTGCAGGTTACGCAGATTTGCCTCACCAATGGTTTTTCCATTCAAGTCAGATCCCGGACGAACATGGGCCTCAACAATATACTGACGTGAATTTTCGGAGAATTTATCCAGTGTATCTGCATTATCGGGTAAGAGTTTTTTACCAACAAACAAGATGTAAATCGACCCGATAATCATCATGGGAATCCCCACATAAGCAAAATCAAACATATCCAGAGATTTTAAACCCGGGATAATATTCTGATCCACCACCATACCGTTTACAATCAGGTTGGTTGATGTTCCAATTAGGGTGATACACCCCCCCAGAATAGCTGAGTATGAAAGAGGTATTAGAAGCTTAGACGGGGATATTTTGTTGCGTTTACTCCAGGAATGCACATAGGGCATCATGACAGCAACCAGAGGTGTGTTATTCAAAAAAGCTGAAAATCCACCCACCAAAAGCATCATTCGCCCCATAAATTGGCGGTACGTTTTTGCCCTTTGAAAAACCTTATCAAAAAGATTCTCTACAATACCTAAATCGCGAATGATATCACCAATCAGTAAAAGCATGAGGATGACAACAACCTGATCGTTAGCAAAACCACCCATAATTTCAGAAGGTGTCAGCACGCCAAAAATTCCCAATGCGACAACGCCAATCAGAAAGGTAAAAGCAGGCCCAACCCATTCCTTATAGAAAGAGAGAACAATAAAAATTAAAACAATTGATACGACAATGGCATCAAAACTGAGCATATGGTGGATTTTATAGTATCGCTTCTTAAAAGCTTCAAATGAACGAATTAAGTGCATAAAGCTGAATACACAGCTTCGCACAAGTATTTTAAAATACGAATATACGAAAAAACTAGTCTGTCAGACTCTATTCTTATGCTTATTTAAGATCATTATAATTAAGACCTTCTATTAGTCATAAGATTTTCAAACAAACCTAATTAACTCATTCCATGATGTTAAGGAAACATCTAATATAGATCCTTTTTTTCTTAAAAAAATCCCAAACATTTAGATACAAAAAAGTAACAATCCATACACGCATCATGATTGAAAATGAATGAATTCTGTTTTCAATCATTTCACTCGAGCCCTTAGGCTTCTACTTTTCTCCTTAGATGAGAAAAGTAGACAACACCGAAGGGCTCATGAGCACATTTTGAAAATTTGCTTCGCGAATAAAAGAATCAAGTCAGCCTGATCCTTGTTTACTCTATGTAATTAAAATCGGAGCACGCCTCACGGCAGGCTGACAAGGCACGCACGAACCAGTATTTTCTGATGAAGAACCAATAAATATTTTTATAAGTCTATAAAAATAACAGGCCCAAAGGGCTAGAATATCTATAACCCGGGGTAAAGTCACAAAGTGACTGAAACCTCGGGTATTGACCTTACTAACAACCGTCGCACAGATAGATATTACGAATGATGATCATGCTTTTAGCGACGGAATATAATGATGGCTACTACAGACAACAAACACATTTTCAATCTGTCCTCGATCAATAATGCAGTTTAAGAGAATAAATGTAATTTTATCAGCCTAAAAAATATCGATGATGCAAACCGTAGCGACACCACATATAAAAACCCTGTTTCAGGATAAAGAAATTCAGATTGAAAACAAAGAAATTGAATTGCCAATAGAAGCCATTCTCCCCTATTTAAATCCTGAAGAGTTTAACGCCTACTGTCAAACAGGTTGCGAGAATTATTCCAATAAATGGACCTGTCCGCCACACTGCCCCTCCTTTATGGACTATGCGGCTAATTATACACACATCCGATTGATTTTATACAAGACCGATTGTGATCAATTTTCCTTTGTTGAATCAGATGAACGCGCACTGACCGCTTATAATTTCGCCAAAGATTTATTGCAACAGAATTTAAGAAAGTCTGAAACTGAAGCCGAGCGTTTCATTGGTCCCAACTCGTGCGAAATTTGCACCATTTGCAAAGCCGCCAGTGCTGATGCCTGTCATCTGCCCCACTTAATTCGCTACAATTTAGTGGCCTTTGGTTTTAATGTGACTAAAATAATGGAAGACTTATTCAACCACCAGCTGGAATGGGCTAAGGCTGGTCAGGTTCCCAAGCATGTCAGCTCTGTTGGTGCCATTTTATTTTAAAGGTAGATAACTAAGCATTTTTTGTAAATTAGCAATTCCAAAAAAACAATATAAATGAGATACTTCACCTATACAATCCTGGCTGTTTTAATTTCTACATTAGGAATGGCTCAGAATACCTGTTGTCATAAAGCCCATTCGGTTAAAACAATCGTTTATTCCCCTGAATTGATCAGCGATCAACTTTCACCAAAGGTGAATGAACAATCGGGGCTGGCTTGGCATGATGACCTGTTTTGGGTGATTAACGATAGCGATTGCCCGGCTGAATTACTGGCTTACGATTTAAAAGGGGAACTAAAAAAGACGCTCCAAATTAACAATGCCAGCAATAAGGATTGGGAAGATCTGGCTGAGGATGAAAACTACATTTACATAGGCGACTTTGGCAACAACCGAGGCGCCAGAAAAGATTTGCGTGTGCTTCGCGTTTTGAAAACAGACATGCTAACCCAAACTGAATTGAGGGTTGATTCCATCACTTTTGCCTGGGCCGATCAGCAGGACTTTAGCAAACGAAATATGAAACACGATTTCGATTGTGAGGCCTTTTTTGCCTATGGCGATTCCCTTTACTTTTTTACAAAAAACTGGGCCAACAAGAAAACCCGCCTGTACAGCATGTCGAAACAACCTGGTGACTATCAATTAAAGCCCATTGCAGAGTTCGATGTGGATTTTATGGTGACCGGGGCCGACATTACAGCCGATGGCAAAACCGTGGCACTGGTTGGCTACAAAAACTTCCGCACCTATATGATGCTCTTTACAAACATCGAAGAACAGAACTTCTTTACTGGTGATGCACTACGATTAGATTTGAAATCATTAGGTGGCAGCCAAACCGAAGGCCTGGTTTTCACCGATAAAAATGAGCTCTACATCAGCACTGAGGAAACGAGACAACCACAGGCGCTTTATCGTGTGAATTGGGTGAAACTTTTAAATATTAAAAAATAAAGAGTCACAGATATTTTAAGGCACTTACGTGTAAAGTTTTTTTAATGGACTTTTTGCGCTGCCGAGGCCAGTAATAAAAATCCGTCACACAATCTTAATCATATTTCATCAAAATGTTTTGGGCGGGCTTTGTCAGCCTGCCGTGAGGCGCGAGATTAGCTTAACTACTAAAAGCTAACAAGGATTAGGCTGACTTGATTTTTTGCTTACTTTTTTATCTAAGAAAAAAGTAAGAGCCCAGCGGCTAGAGCGAAAAAGTATTAGAAGTAACACTAAAAATGATTAAGACTCTTAGACTGAGTTTCTGCTGGCATTAATGTTCCCATATACTGATCGGACCACCATTTTCTCAAAAACGCTTTCATTACCCGTATTCTGACTCAATTTTTGTAAAGCATATTGTTGAATCACCAATAACGGGAGTACAATGGCTTCCCGATTCTCTATCGATCGTTTTGAAATCGGTTCATCAGCCATCAGTTCATCGTATTCAGTGATTTCAAGAATCATCTTTTTAGACAATTGATATTCATCAAACAAAATGCGCCAAAAATCGCTATAAGCATCCTGTTTTTCCATATAAGCAGTCAGTTCGAAATAGCATTTCGACAAAGACATCATACTGTTTGAAATCAAAGCCTTAAAATATGGCACCTCTTTATATAAGGCTTTTAAATCGTCCAGGCGATTCTGGTCTTTGAGATTTTTCAGGGCCGTGCCAATACCAAAATAACCGGGTATGTTCTGCTTCAGCAAGCTCCAGGACCCCACAAAGGAGATGGCTCTCAAATCGGTTAATTCGAGTTGTTTCTTTTGCCCGCGTTTTGCTGGGCGGCTTCCAATCTTGGCTTTTGAATAATATTTTAAAGGACTAACATTCTCCAAATAAGGGATAAACATTTCATGCTGCTTTAACGCATTATATTTCCTGAAACTCAATTCACTTAAATCTTCGAGTAAGCGTCGGTTCTCTTCAGAAATCGAAGCCTCATCATGATAGGTGAAATTGTAGAGCCCTGCTGATATCAATTGCTCACAAGAGTGTTGAAATTGTTCTTTTGTACCATAAGTGCTGGTAATGGTTTGCCCTTGTATGGTCAGCTGAATTTCTTCATTCGAAATTTTGGCTCCCTGCGAAGCATAAAAGCGATGTGTCTTTCCGCCTCCGCGAGCAGGTGGTCCGCCTCTGCCATCGAAAAAAATGGATTTGATCTGATACCTCTCACACAAGGCGGTCAAAGCTTCTTTGGTTTTGTATATAGACCAGTTTGCCTTTAAATAGCCCCCATCTTTGGTTCCATCAGAGAATCCCAACATCATGGTTTGCCTCATATTTCTTCGTTTCAGATGATCAGCATAAGGCACTGTATTGAATATTTTTTCCATAATCACACTAGCCTCACTCATACCTTTCATGGTTTCAAATAAGGGAACAATATCAAAATTGATATAGCTGATATCATTAGTCGTCCATCGGAATAAAGCAAAGACGAATAGTATGGAAAAGATATCTTCAGAATTACTGATGATATACCTGTGACAGCCTTGTTCTCCATTTGACACCTGAATGGAAGAAAGCTGAATGATATTGGCTATCGTGTCGGCAATAAGTGGATCATCAGCATAAAAATTAGACAAATCAATTTCCTGCGTCAGAAGAATATTTATCAGTTCCTCTTTTGAAAGTTCTTCAATACTCTTCTCTATTAAGCCCTCTTCCCTTAGGATATAAGTGATGACTTGCTTATGTGCAGAATGATCCTGTCGGATATCAAGACTGGCAAAATGCGTTTTAAAAATAGTCACCTTATCAATTGTATTCTGAAGATCGTTTAAATACAAATCATTATACTTTTCCTGAATAAT
It encodes:
- a CDS encoding SLC13 family permease; this translates as MLSFDAIVVSIVLIFIVLSFYKEWVGPAFTFLIGVVALGIFGVLTPSEIMGGFANDQVVVILMLLLIGDIIRDLGIVENLFDKVFQRAKTYRQFMGRMMLLVGGFSAFLNNTPLVAVMMPYVHSWSKRNKISPSKLLIPLSYSAILGGCITLIGTSTNLIVNGMVVDQNIIPGLKSLDMFDFAYVGIPMMIIGSIYILFVGKKLLPDNADTLDKFSENSRQYIVEAHVRPGSDLNGKTIGEANLRNLQGLYLFQIKRNGSKIAAVSPEFILAEGDCLFFAGATETIADLILANKGLTLPTVGMLSHKKQLEVVEIVVSHNSTLISKTVKEANFRGKYDAAVIAIHRNGERMSGKIGDVKVRAGDVLLLLGGDDFTARTQRVQDFYFISKVKEFRKQENYKIGLLLGGTILAVILSACNIVPLFMTLIVMIIVILALKITNPKDIAASIDFNLAMIIALSLAFGTAMIKSGLAEMIADLLISVFLPLGKVGILFGIYLITTVLAAYVTNKAAVAIIFPISLSMALHLHLNPEPFVLIVAFAAAANFMTPIGYQTNLMVYGPGSYKFGDFFKIGFPLTIIYMVVCVSILSYIYFY
- a CDS encoding DUF2284 domain-containing protein — translated: MMQTVATPHIKTLFQDKEIQIENKEIELPIEAILPYLNPEEFNAYCQTGCENYSNKWTCPPHCPSFMDYAANYTHIRLILYKTDCDQFSFVESDERALTAYNFAKDLLQQNLRKSETEAERFIGPNSCEICTICKAASADACHLPHLIRYNLVAFGFNVTKIMEDLFNHQLEWAKAGQVPKHVSSVGAILF
- a CDS encoding phosphoenolpyruvate carboxylase, producing the protein MKSPFENTSLKKFENLIEKKYLVYNSLFLNLPYQGVDVGQLLPLLSAYCEESLSVSKSPIAIIDSFFDTHTHLKTENERNDFLFRVISYVERQVVLFDSVEDAALPEIRESADDLRLSDLMSQSKNGGHGEDIYQKLDTFKVHIVLTAHPTQFYQPAVLDIMSELRGQIVQNNVNEIDLLLNQLGLTSLINSESPTPLEEAKNIIYFCKNVYYNAIGELYSRMKCKVTNLDNPEIVSLGFWPGGDRDGNPYVTSEITKKVADELRMSLMKCYYSDVKRLCSKITFKHVDEKIEALREKLYLAMFNADYCLPYRSILDPLLEIKQIIQEKYNDLYLNDLQNTIDKVTIFKTHFASLDIRQDHSAHKQVITYILREEGLIEKSIEELSKEELINILLTQEIDLSNFYADDPLIADTIANIIQLSSIQVSNGEQGCHRYIISNSEDIFSILFVFALFRWTTNDISYINFDIVPLFETMKGMSEASVIMEKIFNTVPYADHLKRRNMRQTMMLGFSDGTKDGGYLKANWSIYKTKEALTALCERYQIKSIFFDGRGGPPARGGGKTHRFYASQGAKISNEEIQLTIQGQTITSTYGTKEQFQHSCEQLISAGLYNFTYHDEASISEENRRLLEDLSELSFRKYNALKQHEMFIPYLENVSPLKYYSKAKIGSRPAKRGQKKQLELTDLRAISFVGSWSLLKQNIPGYFGIGTALKNLKDQNRLDDLKALYKEVPYFKALISNSMMSLSKCYFELTAYMEKQDAYSDFWRILFDEYQLSKKMILEITEYDELMADEPISKRSIENREAIVLPLLVIQQYALQKLSQNTGNESVFEKMVVRSVYGNINASRNSV